A single Mercenaria mercenaria strain notata chromosome 9, MADL_Memer_1, whole genome shotgun sequence DNA region contains:
- the LOC123548082 gene encoding vitamin D 25-hydroxylase-like produces the protein MPYLQAFIHEVLRYCSIAPQSVPHTVMEDTEFEGYTIPKNSIVLFIIYTLLMDKEKWGDPENFRPERFLSETGQLAVDKAHFAPFSLGGRSCVGKHLAKQELYISWNFDTAV, from the exons ATGCCATATTTACAGGCATTTATTCATGAAGTTCTACGATATTGTTCGATTG CCCCACAATCAGTACCACATACCGTGATGGAAGACACCGAATTTGAGGGCTATACCATACCAAAGAACAGCATTGTATTGTTCATCATCTATACTTTACTGATGGATAAAGAAAAGTGGGGCGATCCGGAGAATTTTAGACCCGAAAGGTTCCTTTCTGAAACAGGCCAATTAGCAGTAGACAAGGCACATTTTGCACCATTCAGTTTGG GTGGCAGGTCGTGCGTTGGCAAGCATTTAGCAAAACAGGAACTCTATATTTCTTGGAACTTTGATACAGCGGTTTGA
- the LOC123547346 gene encoding microtubule-associated tumor suppressor 1 homolog — protein sequence MFGKHKYRGMDDKNSAADDKRISGMEDIELIVEGKVVKTNSGLLSYNSNVLATLISNARATRVADENDVMDMMTYRSRSESQENLKLEMPNLKYKDMKLMVACLQSSAFAKEDITGLKALRILPLVEHFHMKRLKKICGNALYDSLVAMRKDNGPGCLSSRDVLNYLAASDLYSFDKLRKLCVDELSVNVTATNRKLVLRDKHISEKTKLKILDKICDNMDKEYEDKLRQVRSDMDERCCFIEQKRDQFMEQLETWKNELRQEVDDMVESSKDAHLQLINRIDETLKETKESLFSEMKKKESLYNEMKKLKDVMNSVFQTKETNKTNEIANDKETTDLKEILTKAMEKNQRNIERIADELKATEKTQRNMERIADGFKEKKLNICSLSAASVREFSSANNLEENVSGNIEELEDKIQTLARNQIKYEEEMIAHEKTKAELLKMQMKDHQLNTWMKWSKPVADDEEKCQCFRHIPARK from the exons AGAACTCAGCTGCAGACGACAAGAGAATAAGTGGTATGGAGGACATAGAGTTAATTGTAGAAGGAAAAGTAGTGAAGACCAATAGCGGTCTGCTGAGTTACAATTCAAACGTTTTGGCTACGCTTATTTCGAACGCACGTGCAACAAGGGTAGCAGACGAGAATGACGTCATGGATATGATGACATATCGCAGCAGAAGTGAATCTCAGGAGAACCTGAAGTTAGAGATGCCCAACCTAAAATACAAAGATATGAAACTAATGGTCGCGTGTCTACAATCATCTGCTTTTGCCAAAGAAGATATAACAG GATTAAAAGCATTGCGCATTCTGCCGCTGGTAGAACATTTCCACATGAAGCGTCTTAAAAAGATCTGCGGAAACGCTTTGTACGACTCCCTAGTCGCCATGAGAAAGGATAATGGACCTGGATGTCTCTCATCACGTGACGTCCTCAACTACTTAGCAGCATCAGACTTGTATAGCTTTGATAAACTAAGAAAACTGTGCGTAGATGAACTCTCCGTTAACGTGACTGCAACAAACAGAAAACTGGTACTACGAGACAAACATATCAGCGAGAAAACAAAGCTGAAAATTCTTGACAAAATTTGTGATAATATGGATAAGGAATATGAAGACAAACTGAGACAAGTCAGGTCTGACATGGACGAAAGATGTTGCTTTATTGAACAGAAGAGAGACCAATTTATGGAGCAGCTAGAGACGTGGAAGAACGAACTTAGACAGGAAGTAGATGACATGGTCGAAAGCAGTAAAGACGCACACTTGCAACTGATCAACCGAATTGATGAAACtttgaaagaaacaaaagaaagcCTTTTCAGTGAGATGAAGAAAAAAGAAAGCCTTTACAATGAGATGAAGAAACTCAAAGATGTCATGAATTCTGTATTTCAAACGaaggaaacaaataaaacaaatgaaattgcTAATGACAAGGAGACAACAGATTTGAAAGAAATTCTCACAAAAGCTATGGAAAAAAACCAACGAAATATTGAACGAATTGCAGATGAACTTAAAGCTACGGAAAAAACCCAACGAAATATGGAACGAATTGCAGAtggatttaaagaaaaaaagctGAATATTTGCTCTTTAAGTGCAGCAAGTGTAAGGGAATTTTCGTCTGCAAACAATCTAGAAGAAAACGTTAGCGGAAATATTGAAGAACTTGAGGACAAAATACAAACGTTAGCCAGAAATCAGATAAAATACGAAGAGGAAATGATAGCACATGAGAAGACAAAAGCGGAACTGCTGAAAATGCAAATGAAGGACCACCAGCTAAATACTTGGATGAAGTGGTCTAAACCAGTGGCGGACGATGAAGAGAAGTGTCAATGCTTCAGGCATATCCCAGCGCGAAAATAA
- the LOC123547347 gene encoding uncharacterized protein LOC123547347, whose amino-acid sequence MSGKHKYSGMDDNNSTADDKRQSGMEDMELIVEGKVVKTNSGLLSYNSNVFATLISNARATRIADENDVMDMMTYRSRSESQENLKLEMPNLKYKDVKLMVACLQSSGFAKEDITALRALRILPLVEHFHMKRLKKICGNVLYDSLVAMRKDTGPGSLSSRDVLNYLAASDLYNFDKLRKLCVDELSVNVTATNRKLVLRDKHIGEKTKLKVLDKMCDNMDKEYEDKLRQVRFDMDERCRLIEQRRDQFMEQLETWKNELRQEVDDMVESNKDAHLQLINDLHQKKIVDRIDETLKETKESLFNEMEKLKDDMNFVVQTMETNEIADDKETTDLKEVLTEAMDKNQRNIERIADGFKAKIEQKLNICSLSAASVREFSSANNLEETVSGNIKELEDKIQTLARNQIKYEEEMTAHEKTKAELLKMQMKDHQLNTWMKWAKPVANDEEKCQCFRHTPARK is encoded by the exons ATGTctggaaaacataaatatagtGGAATGGACGACAACAACTCGACTGCAGACGACAAAAGACAAAGTGGTATGGAGGACATGGAGTTAATTGTTGAAGGAAAAGTAGTGAAGACAAACAGCGGTCTACTGAGTTACAATTCAAACGTTTTCGCTACGCTTATTTCGAACGCACGTGCAACAAGGATAGCAGACGAGAATGACGTCATGGATATGATGACATATCGCAGCAGAAGTGAATCACAGGAGAACCTGAAGTTAGAGATGCCCAACCTAAAATACAAAGATGTGAAACTAATGGTCGCGTGTCTACAATCATCTGGTTTTGCCAAAGAAGATATTACAG CATTAAGAGCACTGCGCATTCTGCCGCTGGTAGAACATTTCCACATGAAGCGTCTTAAAAAGATCTGCGGAAACGTTTTGTATGACTCCCTGGTCGCCATGAGAAAGGATACTGGACCTGGTAGTCTCTCATCACGTGACGTCCTCAACTACCTAGCAGCATCAGATTTGTATAACTTTGATAAACTAAGAAAATTATGCGTAGATGAACTCTCCGTTAACGTGACTGCAACAAACAGAAAACTGGTACTACGAGACAAACATATCGGCGAAAAAACAAAGCTGAAAGTTCTTGACAAAATGTGTGATAACATGGATAAGGAATATGAAGACAAACTGAGACAAGTCAGGTTTGACATGGACGAAAGATGCCGCTTAATTGAACAGAGGAGAGACCAATTTATGGAGCAGCTAGAGACGTGGAAGAATGAACTTAGACAGGAAGTAGATGACATGGTCGAAAGCAATAAAGACGCGCACTTGCAACTGATCAATGACCTGCATCAGAAGAAAATAGTAGACCGAATTGATGAAACAttgaaagaaacaaaagaaagtcTTTTCAATGAGATGGAGAAACTCAAAGATGACATGAACTTTGTAGTTCAAACAATGGAAACAAATGAAATTGCTGACGACAAGGAGACAACAGATTTGAAAGAAGTTCTCACAGAAGCAATGGATAAAAACCAAAGAAACATTGAACGAATTGCAGATGGATTTAAAGCAAAGATTGAACAAAAGCTGAACATTTGCTCTTTAAGTGCAGCAAGTGTAAGAGAATTTTCATCCGCAAACAATCtagaagaaactgttagcggaaaTATTAAAGAACTGGAGGACAAAATACAAACGTTAGCGAGAAATCAGATAAAATACGAAGAGGAAATGACAGCACATGAGAAGACAAAAGCGGAACTGCTGAAAATGCAAATGAAGGACCACCAGCTAAATACTTGGATGAAGTGGGCTAAACCAGTGGCGAACGATGAAGAGAAGTGTCAATGCTTCAGGCATACCCCAGCGCGAAAATAA